One window of Triticum dicoccoides isolate Atlit2015 ecotype Zavitan chromosome 5A, WEW_v2.0, whole genome shotgun sequence genomic DNA carries:
- the LOC119296862 gene encoding histone-lysine N-methyltransferase SETD1B-like has protein sequence MSTDTNANPAPKDAKEKKVAGSSSSSSEHLDEDDDFFQIEGPVLNTQFSLAGPNLDGSPDPKRIPSSVFARTSTLQTDWSVTSNEALFSINVGNTSFSKDHKVLYGKSGEMGNPNEHLAPLQQLSKQSPGSSPIKGAVSPKATAEDNSTVKGGGDADHIDSISHRSEGSATNFAFLILAGDEKASGCSKDTQPDLARQSTAQLSHAPEPEPHDEKNESPKAAMESPKAAMESPKAVMEAPKPEEAPVAEPAPAPVEPPPATKMFPCCSCCPFCC, from the exons ATGAGCACTGATACAAATGCCAACCCTGCACCCAAGGATGCTAAGGAGAAGAAAGTGGccggctcatcctcctcctcatcggagcaCCTGGACGAAGACGATGATTTCTTCCAGATCGAGGGACCGGTCCTCAATACCCAATTCTCCCTGGCCGGACCAAACCTCGACGGATCCCCAGACCCGAAAAGGATCCCCTCGTCAGTCTTCGCAAGGACGTCAACATTGCAAACCGACTGGAGCGTCACTTCGAACGAGGCTCTCTTCAGCATCAACGTCGGGAACACGAGCTTCTCCAAGGACCATAAGGTCTTGTATGGCAAGTCGGGTGAGATGGGCAACCCCAACGAGCATTTGGCGCCATTGCAACAGTTGTCGAAGCAGAGCCCAGGGTCCAGCCCCATAAAGGGGGCAGTGTCACCCAAGGCAACCGCGGAAGACAACTCGACTGTGAAGGGGGGAGGAGACGCGGATCACATAGATAGCATATCTCATCGTTCCGAAGGAAGCGCAACCAACTTTGCATTCCTGAT ATTGGCAGGCGATGAGAAAGCCAGTGGGTGCTCGAAGGACACCCAACCAGATCTTGCCCGACAAAGCACAGCGCAACTGAGTCATGCACCAGAGCCAGAGCCGCATGATGAGAAGAACGAATCACCGAAAGCGGCAATGGAATCACCGAAAGCCGCAATGGAATCACCGAAAGCTGTAATGGAAGCACCTAAACCTGAAGAAGCCCCGGTAGCGGAACCGGCTCCAGCACCGGTGGAGCCACCGCCAGCGACAAAAATGTTTCCCTGCTGTTCTTGCTGTCCATTCTGTTGCTAA